One region of Caldimonas thermodepolymerans genomic DNA includes:
- a CDS encoding MFS transporter: MNPATPTAASRAFPWPLLALALAAFAIGTTEFVIVGLLPAVAADTGVSLPSAGLLVTGYALGVAFGAPPLAALTARATPHRALSLLMLLFIVGNLMCALAPGYGWLMAGRIVASLTHGAFFGLGATVAAALVPPQRRSAAIALMFSGLTLANVLGVPAGAWIGQHVGWRATFWCVSALGAVALVALQLLVPRALDLHAGGAARSAGWRILRRPRLLGALGLTALGFGGIFTTLTFLSPLLQSEAGFSAGQVSAVLLLFGLGLTVGNMLGGWAADRWPGRSMVVILAALAVLEAALSLLLAWPPLLTAGIFLWGLVAFATAPGLQSRVLEEAADAQALGSTLNIAAFNLGNAGAAWAGSWALEAGLPLSGLPWLSAVWALMALGLALALASRARRPAAEPA, translated from the coding sequence ATGAACCCTGCCACCCCGACCGCCGCTTCCCGTGCCTTTCCCTGGCCCTTGCTGGCGCTGGCCCTGGCCGCGTTCGCGATCGGCACCACCGAGTTCGTGATCGTCGGCCTGCTGCCCGCAGTGGCCGCCGACACCGGCGTCAGCCTGCCGAGTGCCGGGCTGCTGGTGACCGGCTATGCGCTCGGCGTGGCCTTCGGCGCCCCGCCGCTGGCCGCGCTGACCGCGCGCGCGACGCCGCACCGGGCGCTGTCGCTGCTGATGCTGCTGTTCATCGTCGGCAACCTGATGTGCGCGCTGGCGCCCGGCTACGGCTGGCTGATGGCCGGTCGCATCGTCGCCTCGCTGACGCATGGCGCCTTCTTCGGCCTGGGCGCCACGGTGGCCGCCGCGCTGGTGCCGCCGCAGCGCCGCTCGGCCGCGATCGCACTGATGTTCAGCGGCCTGACGCTGGCCAACGTGCTGGGCGTGCCGGCGGGGGCCTGGATCGGCCAGCACGTCGGCTGGCGCGCGACCTTCTGGTGCGTCAGCGCGCTGGGGGCCGTCGCGCTGGTCGCGCTGCAGCTGCTGGTGCCGCGCGCGCTGGACCTGCACGCAGGTGGCGCGGCCCGCAGCGCCGGCTGGCGCATCCTGCGGCGCCCGCGCCTGCTCGGCGCGCTGGGCCTCACCGCACTGGGCTTCGGCGGCATCTTCACGACGCTGACCTTCCTCTCGCCGCTGCTGCAGTCCGAAGCCGGCTTCAGCGCCGGCCAGGTCAGCGCCGTGCTGCTGCTGTTCGGCCTGGGGCTGACGGTCGGCAACATGCTGGGCGGCTGGGCCGCCGACCGCTGGCCGGGGCGTTCGATGGTCGTGATCCTCGCGGCGCTGGCCGTGCTGGAAGCGGCGCTGAGCCTGCTGCTCGCCTGGCCGCCGCTGCTGACCGCCGGCATCTTCCTCTGGGGTTTGGTGGCCTTCGCCACCGCGCCCGGGCTGCAGAGCCGCGTGCTCGAGGAAGCCGCCGATGCGCAGGCGCTCGGCTCCACGCTGAACATTGCCGCCTTCAACCTCGGCAACGCCGGCGCGGCGTGGGCAGGGTCGTGGGCGCTGGAAGCCGGGTTGCCGCTGTCCGGGCTGCCGTGGCTGTCGGCGGTGTGGGCGCTGATGGCCCTGGGGCTCGCGCTGGCGCTGGCCTCGCGCGCCCGCCGCCCCGCGGCCGAGCCGGCCTGA
- a CDS encoding DUF1294 domain-containing protein gives MRITGTLTTWHDDRGFGFLAPSQGGPDVFVHITAFPPGSPRPGAGQVLGVEVETAADSRRRARTVYLPAQAQRAAARPARRADPPAPWALPRALAIPAFVAILAGTAWRWGMSPAVPLALLGLSLVTFGAYVFDKSAAVAGRWRTREQTLHLLGLLSGWPGALVAQQRLRHKTRKTAFVVTFWITAVLNVAALVAWHAGLLPALAAGWGR, from the coding sequence ATGCGCATCACCGGCACCCTCACCACCTGGCACGACGACCGCGGCTTCGGCTTTCTCGCCCCGTCGCAAGGCGGGCCGGACGTGTTCGTGCACATCACCGCCTTTCCGCCCGGCAGCCCGAGACCGGGCGCGGGACAGGTGCTCGGCGTGGAGGTGGAGACTGCCGCGGACAGCCGCCGGCGCGCGCGCACCGTGTACCTGCCGGCGCAGGCGCAGCGTGCGGCCGCCCGGCCGGCCCGGCGCGCCGATCCACCGGCACCCTGGGCCCTGCCACGCGCGCTGGCGATCCCGGCGTTCGTCGCGATCCTCGCCGGCACCGCGTGGCGCTGGGGCATGTCGCCGGCGGTGCCGCTGGCCCTGCTGGGCCTGAGCCTCGTGACCTTCGGCGCCTACGTGTTCGACAAGTCCGCGGCCGTGGCCGGACGGTGGCGCACGCGCGAGCAGACGCTGCACCTGCTGGGCCTGCTCAGCGGCTGGCCCGGGGCGCTGGTGGCGCAGCAGCGGCTGCGCCACAAGACCCGCAAGACCGCCTTCGTCGTGACGTTCTGGATCACGGCGGTGCTGAACGTCGCGGCGCTGGTGGCCTGGCACGCGGGGCTGCTGCCGGCCTTGGCCGCCGGGTGGGGCCGCTGA
- a CDS encoding PHA/PHB synthase family protein: MPDHDDRRSGSTFQPLDVPLKVALARMTHGLSPSALANAFSDWYWHLAMSPGKQLQLAESAWKQQLQWLLYVQAWGMGLCPPCQEPGPPDKRFAPPQWQRPPYHLLAQAFLLAQQWWREATTGVRGVSKHHEHVVEFVTRQWLDVWSPSNFVATNPQVQEETLRTLGYNLLRGGANWWRDALAVLTDGRPAGVERFRPGETVAVTPGQVVYRNRLIELIRYAPATDKVHPEPVLVVPSWIMKYYILDLSPGNSMVKYLVGRGHTVYMISWKNPGGEDRDLGMEDYLDLGVFAALDAITRAQPEVPLHGVGYCLGGTLMAIAAAALARDRKPLLKTLTLLAAQTDFEEPGELGLFIDESQIAFLEDLMAEQGYLDGRQMAGAFALINSKDLVWSKLVHEYLMGARTPLTDLRAWNADATRMPQRMHGEYLRRLYLDNDLAEGRYTVHGRPVALKDIRVPMFVVSTERDHVSPWPSVYKIHLLSDAEITFVLTSGGHNVGIVNPPDGPAASPQARYRIDVRAAGGPYVDAPTWQELAEAREGSWWPAWQAWLAARSGRPVKAPATGVGRWRALCEAPGTYVHMG, translated from the coding sequence ATGCCCGACCACGACGACCGCCGTTCCGGCAGCACCTTCCAGCCCCTCGACGTGCCCCTGAAGGTGGCGCTGGCCCGCATGACGCACGGGCTGTCGCCCTCGGCGCTGGCCAATGCGTTCAGCGACTGGTACTGGCACCTGGCGATGTCGCCCGGCAAGCAGCTGCAGCTCGCCGAAAGCGCCTGGAAGCAGCAGCTGCAGTGGCTGCTGTACGTGCAGGCCTGGGGCATGGGGCTGTGCCCGCCCTGCCAGGAACCGGGCCCGCCGGACAAGCGCTTCGCCCCGCCACAGTGGCAGCGCCCGCCCTACCACCTGCTCGCGCAGGCCTTTTTGCTCGCCCAGCAGTGGTGGCGCGAGGCCACCACCGGCGTGCGCGGTGTCTCGAAGCACCACGAGCACGTGGTGGAGTTCGTCACGCGCCAGTGGCTGGACGTCTGGTCGCCGAGCAACTTCGTCGCCACCAACCCGCAGGTGCAGGAAGAGACCCTGCGCACGCTGGGCTACAACCTGCTGCGCGGCGGCGCCAACTGGTGGCGCGACGCGCTGGCGGTGCTGACCGACGGCCGGCCCGCCGGCGTCGAGCGCTTCCGGCCCGGCGAGACGGTGGCCGTCACGCCCGGGCAGGTGGTCTACCGCAACCGGCTGATCGAGCTGATCCGCTACGCCCCCGCGACCGACAAGGTGCACCCCGAGCCGGTGCTGGTCGTGCCGTCGTGGATCATGAAGTACTACATCCTCGACCTGTCGCCCGGGAACTCGATGGTGAAGTACCTCGTCGGGCGGGGCCACACGGTGTACATGATCTCCTGGAAGAACCCCGGCGGCGAGGACCGCGACCTCGGCATGGAGGACTACCTGGACCTGGGCGTGTTCGCCGCGCTGGACGCGATCACCCGGGCGCAGCCCGAGGTGCCGTTGCACGGCGTGGGCTATTGCCTGGGCGGCACGCTGATGGCGATCGCCGCGGCGGCGCTGGCGCGCGACCGCAAGCCGCTGCTGAAGACGCTGACCCTGCTGGCCGCGCAGACCGACTTCGAGGAGCCGGGCGAGCTGGGCCTGTTCATCGACGAGAGCCAGATCGCCTTCCTCGAGGACCTGATGGCCGAACAGGGCTACCTGGACGGCCGGCAGATGGCCGGCGCCTTCGCGCTGATCAACTCCAAGGACCTGGTGTGGTCCAAGCTCGTGCACGAGTACCTGATGGGCGCGCGCACGCCGCTGACCGACCTGCGCGCCTGGAACGCCGACGCCACGCGCATGCCGCAGCGCATGCACGGCGAGTACCTGCGCCGGCTCTACCTCGACAACGACCTGGCCGAAGGCCGCTACACCGTGCATGGCCGGCCGGTCGCGCTGAAGGACATCCGCGTGCCGATGTTCGTCGTCAGCACCGAGCGCGACCATGTCTCGCCCTGGCCCTCGGTCTACAAGATCCACCTGCTCAGCGACGCCGAGATCACCTTCGTGCTGACCAGCGGCGGGCACAACGTGGGCATCGTCAACCCGCCCGACGGCCCGGCCGCCTCGCCGCAAGCCCGCTACCGCATCGACGTGCGCGCCGCCGGCGGCCCCTACGTGGACGCGCCGACCTGGCAGGAGCTGGCCGAAGCGCGCGAGGGCTCCTGGTGGCCCGCCTGGCAGGCGTGGCTTGCCGCGCGCTCCGGCCGGCCGGTCAAGGCACCGGCAACGGGTGTCGGGCGCTGGCGCGCGCTGTGCGAGGCGCCGGGGACGTACGTGCACATGGGCTGA
- a CDS encoding DUF883 family protein, with protein sequence MDTRMRKERLTADMKLVARDMESLLRSAARQANGEMQEQYERLLDRLAETRQQLGEVEDRLAGRVRAAGRATDGYVHEHPWQVIGVAAAVGALVGAALVGLRR encoded by the coding sequence ATGGACACCCGGATGCGCAAGGAACGACTGACGGCCGACATGAAACTCGTGGCGCGCGACATGGAATCGCTGCTGCGCTCGGCCGCACGACAGGCCAACGGCGAGATGCAGGAACAGTACGAGCGCCTGCTCGACCGGCTTGCCGAGACCCGGCAGCAGCTGGGCGAGGTGGAAGACCGCCTGGCCGGCCGGGTGCGTGCGGCCGGCCGCGCGACCGACGGCTACGTGCACGAGCACCCCTGGCAGGTGATCGGCGTGGCCGCCGCGGTGGGTGCGCTGGTCGGCGCGGCGCTGGTGGGCCTGCGCAGGTGA
- a CDS encoding zinc-dependent alcohol dehydrogenase family protein: protein MKAMVLHAPGQPLRLEERPDPVPGSGEVRLRVHACAVCRTDLHVVHGELPHPRLPLVPGHEIVGEVDALGPGVTGWRPGQRAGVPWLGQTCGHCRYCGAGRENLCDTPVFTGYTRDGGYATHVVAAADYCLPLDGLPEPDAARIAPLLCAGLIGYRSLRAAGDDAMDLGLYGFGAAAHLLAQVASHQGRRVHAFTRPGDRDGQAFARSLGAVWAGGSDERPPCELDAAILFAPVGELVPLALQAVRKGGRVVCGGIHMSDIPSFPYRLLWEERELVSVANLTRADGRDFLAAIAGMPLRVEVTRYQLERANEALADLAAGALQGAAVLIP from the coding sequence ATGAAAGCCATGGTCCTGCATGCCCCCGGGCAGCCGCTGCGGCTGGAAGAGCGCCCGGACCCGGTCCCCGGATCCGGCGAGGTGCGGCTGCGCGTGCACGCCTGCGCGGTGTGCCGCACCGACCTGCACGTGGTGCACGGCGAGCTGCCGCATCCGCGCCTGCCCCTCGTCCCGGGCCACGAGATCGTCGGCGAGGTCGACGCGCTCGGCCCCGGCGTGACGGGGTGGCGGCCCGGCCAGCGGGCCGGCGTGCCCTGGCTCGGGCAGACCTGCGGCCACTGCCGCTATTGCGGCGCCGGGCGCGAGAACCTCTGCGACACGCCGGTGTTCACCGGCTACACGCGCGACGGCGGCTACGCGACCCACGTGGTTGCCGCGGCCGACTACTGCCTGCCGCTCGACGGCCTGCCCGAGCCGGATGCGGCGCGCATCGCGCCGCTGCTGTGCGCCGGGCTGATCGGGTACCGCTCGCTGCGCGCGGCCGGCGACGACGCGATGGACCTCGGGCTGTACGGCTTCGGCGCCGCCGCCCACCTGCTGGCCCAGGTGGCCAGTCACCAGGGCCGGCGCGTCCATGCCTTCACGCGCCCGGGCGACCGGGACGGCCAGGCGTTCGCGCGCTCGCTGGGCGCGGTCTGGGCCGGCGGTTCGGACGAGCGGCCGCCCTGCGAGCTCGACGCGGCCATCCTGTTCGCCCCGGTGGGCGAGCTGGTGCCGCTGGCGTTGCAGGCGGTGCGCAAGGGCGGGCGCGTCGTGTGCGGCGGCATCCACATGAGCGACATCCCGTCCTTCCCGTACCGCCTGCTGTGGGAGGAGCGCGAGCTGGTCTCGGTGGCCAACCTCACGCGCGCCGACGGTCGCGACTTCCTCGCGGCGATCGCCGGCATGCCGCTGCGCGTCGAGGTGACGCGCTACCAGCTCGAGCGCGCCAACGAGGCGCTGGCGGACCTGGCCGCCGGTGCGCTGCAGGGCGCGGCGGTGCTGATCCCCTGA
- a CDS encoding GlxA family transcriptional regulator → MSATPHKDANAALPALDVVLVAFDGVEPIDLAGPASVFSKAEALRPGRYRLHLASPDGGPVRSNAGLCLAVDGALSHAPTPPDTVIVAGGDAAGVRAAIHARLAPDWLAGVAPRTRRVASVCTGAFVLAAAGLLDGREATTHWAACEQLQVLYPRVQVRRECIYVRDGPVWTSAGVTTGIELALALVEDDLGREVSMDIARALALPLLRDGGQAQLSPMLQAQAAASRRLRDLPAWIATHLQDDLSVAALAQRVSMSPRHFARSFAAEIGCTPARYVAQQRLQAAEQLLRRTQWPQERIAGHCGYGSVDALQRAFVRRHGVPPQAWRRRSGP, encoded by the coding sequence ATGTCCGCCACGCCCCACAAGGACGCAAATGCCGCGCTTCCTGCCCTCGACGTCGTGCTGGTGGCCTTCGACGGGGTCGAGCCGATCGACCTTGCCGGTCCGGCCAGCGTGTTCAGCAAGGCCGAGGCCCTGCGGCCCGGCCGCTACCGGCTGCACCTCGCCTCGCCGGACGGAGGCCCGGTGCGGTCCAACGCCGGGCTGTGCCTGGCGGTGGACGGGGCGCTGTCGCACGCGCCCACCCCGCCCGACACCGTGATCGTGGCCGGCGGCGACGCGGCCGGGGTGCGCGCGGCGATCCATGCACGGCTCGCGCCGGACTGGCTGGCGGGCGTGGCCCCGCGCACCCGGCGGGTCGCGAGCGTGTGCACCGGGGCCTTCGTGCTGGCCGCCGCCGGCCTGCTCGACGGACGCGAGGCCACCACCCACTGGGCCGCCTGCGAGCAGCTGCAGGTGCTGTACCCGCGCGTCCAGGTGCGGCGCGAATGCATCTACGTGCGCGACGGCCCGGTCTGGACCTCGGCCGGCGTGACCACCGGCATCGAGCTGGCCCTGGCCCTGGTGGAGGACGACCTCGGCCGCGAGGTCTCGATGGACATCGCCCGCGCGCTGGCGCTGCCGCTGTTGCGCGACGGCGGGCAGGCGCAGCTGAGCCCGATGCTGCAGGCACAGGCCGCGGCCAGCCGCCGGCTGCGCGACCTGCCGGCCTGGATCGCGACCCACCTGCAGGACGACCTGTCGGTCGCGGCGCTGGCGCAACGCGTGTCGATGAGCCCGCGGCACTTCGCGCGCTCGTTCGCCGCCGAGATCGGCTGCACGCCGGCACGCTACGTCGCGCAGCAGCGCCTGCAGGCCGCCGAGCAGCTGCTGCGCCGCACGCAGTGGCCGCAGGAGCGCATCGCCGGGCACTGCGGCTACGGTTCGGTCGATGCGCTGCAGCGCGCCTTCGTGCGCCGGCATGGCGTGCCGCCGCAGGCATGGCGCCGTCGCAGCGGCCCCTGA
- a CDS encoding DJ-1/PfpI family protein yields the protein MQMFGSMRAWTMAATLLAAGWMAGCGSRTPLPPPPQPEAVQREGQAFVEALRPRRPGRPVVAVLALNDGTETTDLLLPHAVLERSGLFDVQVVAGHPGTVQLFPALAVQAEQDLAGFDRAHPGGADYVIVPALARDDDPVLLAWLRRQAARGAIVIGVCRGTRVVGEAGLLDGRRYTGHWYDRSRMQRRHPAGTHVPHLRYVIDRGVATTTGITASVPAMLALVEAVGGHARARALADELGVPAWGPAHDSTPFRLTGARAWNYLVNKAAFWRGERRAVDVRDGMDDVALALVADAWSRTGRMTVEAAAPTPTVRLRSGLQLVAHPAAAPWPRLPLPDGVRPLPLLDRTLCEIGARHGAMRQEWVMLEMEYPALEHGCGSA from the coding sequence ATGCAGATGTTCGGCTCGATGCGCGCATGGACGATGGCGGCCACCCTGCTGGCGGCGGGGTGGATGGCGGGCTGCGGCTCGCGCACGCCGCTGCCCCCGCCCCCGCAGCCCGAGGCGGTGCAGCGCGAGGGACAGGCCTTCGTCGAGGCCCTGCGCCCGCGCCGTCCCGGCCGCCCGGTGGTCGCGGTGCTGGCGCTGAACGACGGCACCGAGACCACCGACCTGCTGTTGCCGCACGCGGTGCTGGAACGCTCCGGCCTGTTCGACGTGCAGGTGGTGGCCGGGCATCCCGGGACGGTCCAGCTGTTTCCGGCGCTGGCGGTGCAGGCCGAGCAGGACCTCGCCGGCTTCGACCGGGCCCATCCCGGCGGCGCGGACTACGTCATCGTGCCGGCCCTGGCGCGCGACGACGATCCGGTCCTGCTGGCCTGGCTGCGCCGGCAGGCCGCCCGCGGTGCGATCGTGATCGGCGTGTGCCGGGGCACGCGCGTGGTGGGCGAGGCCGGCCTGCTCGACGGCCGGCGCTACACCGGCCACTGGTACGACCGCAGCCGGATGCAGCGCCGCCACCCCGCGGGCACCCACGTGCCGCACCTGCGCTACGTGATCGACCGCGGCGTGGCCACCACCACCGGCATCACCGCCTCGGTGCCGGCCATGCTGGCGCTGGTCGAAGCGGTCGGCGGGCACGCACGGGCCCGGGCGCTGGCCGACGAACTGGGCGTGCCCGCCTGGGGGCCGGCGCACGACAGCACGCCGTTTCGCCTCACCGGCGCGCGGGCCTGGAACTACCTGGTCAACAAGGCCGCGTTCTGGCGCGGCGAGCGCCGGGCCGTGGACGTGCGCGACGGCATGGACGACGTCGCGCTGGCCCTGGTGGCCGACGCCTGGTCGCGCACCGGCCGCATGACCGTCGAGGCCGCGGCGCCCACCCCGACGGTGCGGCTGCGCAGCGGGCTGCAGCTGGTCGCCCACCCCGCGGCGGCGCCCTGGCCGCGGCTGCCGCTGCCCGACGGGGTGCGGCCGTTGCCGCTGCTGGACCGCACGCTGTGCGAGATCGGCGCGCGCCATGGCGCGATGCGGCAGGAATGGGTGATGCTCGAGATGGAATACCCCGCCCTCGAGCACGGCTGCGGCAGCGCCTGA
- a CDS encoding DUF1428 domain-containing protein, with the protein MYVDGFVVAVPTTNKELYREQAARAAVVFREHGALSVVECWGDDVPDGKVTSFPMAVKCRPDETVVFSWITWPSRAAREEGMKKVMADPRLDPETTPMPFDGKRMIYGGFEVLLEA; encoded by the coding sequence ATGTACGTAGACGGTTTCGTGGTCGCCGTGCCGACGACCAACAAGGAGCTGTATCGCGAGCAGGCCGCCCGGGCCGCGGTCGTCTTCAGGGAACACGGGGCCCTGAGCGTCGTCGAGTGCTGGGGCGACGACGTGCCCGACGGGAAAGTCACCTCCTTCCCGATGGCCGTGAAGTGCCGGCCCGACGAGACGGTGGTGTTCTCGTGGATCACCTGGCCGTCGCGGGCCGCGCGCGAGGAGGGCATGAAGAAGGTCATGGCCGACCCGCGCCTGGATCCCGAGACCACGCCCATGCCCTTCGACGGCAAGCGCATGATCTACGGCGGCTTCGAGGTCCTGCTCGAGGCCTGA
- a CDS encoding porin, which translates to MKKTLIAIAAFGALAGAAQAQSQVTLYGRVDLGLTRNIGNDFFELQQNSGSRLGVRGVEDLGGGLKAVFNIEHRFTADNGQAADTFWAGRSVVGLQGSFGEVVLGREYVPARNIANKADPWGGDTVAKMEPILFGGILPTRQDNSITYTSPVFSGLQAQAQVTVDEVAGNDNKAFYSVNVSYAAGPVWVGYGYSKSGVDDDKWHILSGSYDFGVAKVIAAYGQGTPEGALAADKHRSYLIGATAPLAGGELRVAYGKLEAVDPDEDLSSKFGIGYHYPLSKRTTVYVDVARDGEVNEHKTGVDFGLKHNF; encoded by the coding sequence ATGAAAAAGACGCTTATCGCGATCGCCGCTTTCGGCGCGCTGGCTGGCGCCGCCCAAGCCCAGTCGCAAGTCACGCTGTACGGCCGTGTCGACCTGGGCCTGACCCGCAACATCGGCAATGACTTCTTCGAGCTGCAGCAGAACTCGGGCAGCCGCCTGGGCGTGCGTGGCGTCGAAGACCTCGGCGGCGGCCTGAAGGCCGTGTTCAACATCGAACACCGCTTCACGGCCGACAACGGCCAAGCCGCGGACACCTTCTGGGCCGGCCGCTCGGTCGTGGGCCTGCAAGGCAGCTTCGGTGAAGTGGTGCTGGGCCGCGAATACGTGCCGGCTCGCAACATCGCCAACAAGGCCGACCCGTGGGGTGGCGACACCGTCGCCAAGATGGAACCGATCCTGTTCGGCGGCATCCTGCCGACCCGTCAGGACAACTCCATCACCTACACCTCGCCGGTGTTCTCCGGCCTGCAAGCCCAGGCTCAAGTCACCGTGGACGAAGTGGCGGGCAACGACAACAAGGCGTTCTACAGCGTGAACGTCAGCTACGCCGCCGGTCCGGTGTGGGTCGGCTACGGCTACAGCAAGTCGGGCGTGGACGACGACAAGTGGCACATCCTGAGCGGCTCCTATGACTTCGGCGTCGCCAAGGTCATCGCCGCCTACGGCCAAGGCACCCCCGAAGGCGCGCTGGCTGCCGACAAGCACCGCAGCTACCTGATCGGCGCGACCGCCCCGCTGGCCGGCGGCGAACTGCGTGTCGCCTACGGCAAGCTGGAAGCCGTGGATCCGGACGAGGATCTGTCGAGCAAGTTCGGCATCGGCTACCACTACCCGCTGTCCAAGCGCACCACGGTCTACGTCGACGTGGCTCGCGACGGCGAAGTCAACGAGCACAAGACCGGTGTCGACTTCGGTCTGAAGCACAACTTCTGA
- a CDS encoding DUF6152 family protein, whose product MTRPLSRRTALAAGGAVLLLPAWARLAWAHHGWSRFDQNRPLYLEGRAVEVRWRNPHAELVLERPEQLQLPADLKQRALPAQTAPVDGPALLAAAQLPRRADRRWTIELAPLTRMNAWQVPEIQPGTEVGVLGYTYFEEEGEAVLRAEYLFLGGRTYGMRSSPA is encoded by the coding sequence ATGACCCGTCCCCTGTCCCGACGCACCGCGCTGGCCGCCGGCGGCGCGGTGCTGCTGTTGCCCGCCTGGGCGCGCCTGGCCTGGGCCCACCACGGCTGGAGCCGCTTCGACCAGAACCGCCCGCTCTACCTGGAGGGCCGGGCCGTCGAGGTGCGCTGGCGCAACCCGCATGCGGAGCTCGTGCTGGAGCGCCCCGAGCAGCTGCAGCTGCCGGCGGACCTGAAGCAGCGCGCCCTGCCGGCGCAGACCGCCCCGGTGGACGGGCCGGCGCTGCTGGCCGCGGCGCAGCTGCCGCGACGCGCCGACCGGCGCTGGACCATCGAGCTGGCGCCGCTGACCCGCATGAACGCCTGGCAGGTGCCCGAGATCCAGCCCGGCACCGAGGTGGGCGTGCTGGGCTACACGTATTTCGAGGAAGAGGGCGAGGCGGTGCTGCGCGCCGAATACCTGTTCCTCGGCGGCAGGACCTACGGCATGCGCTCCTCGCCGGCCTGA
- a CDS encoding SlyX family protein, protein MDERIEQRLIDLEIKLSYAEDTIDRLNEVVVRQQLQLQTLAREVARLRERVDDGSGAVLRSLREELPPHY, encoded by the coding sequence ATGGACGAACGGATCGAACAACGCCTGATCGACCTCGAGATCAAGCTCAGCTACGCCGAGGACACGATCGACCGGCTCAACGAGGTGGTCGTGCGGCAGCAGCTGCAGCTGCAGACCCTGGCCCGCGAGGTCGCGCGGCTGCGCGAGCGGGTCGACGACGGCAGCGGCGCGGTGCTGCGCAGCCTGCGCGAGGAGCTGCCGCCGCACTACTGA
- a CDS encoding helicase-related protein gives MKTPALLLPPASLPEPSRARRVPAAPASDARPPARPRLSREAERARLEHLARDLGFHGYPDSFAAARRLGRQVTLYVGPPNSGKTHAAFERLAQATAGAYLAPLRLLALEGRDRLETRGVPCSLLTGEEHVPVPDARVVSSTVEMVNTRQAIDVAVIDEAQMLFDPDRGWAWTQAIVGVPARELIVICSAYAVEAIRRLLAVCGEAAEVREFERKQHVQLLKAPVPLEALRAGDAVVAFSRREVLMLRDRIAQQGHRVSVIYGALPPEVRRGEAERFASGQTQVLVATDAIGMGLNLPIRRVLFSSVTKFDGEADRDLTESEAHQIAGRAGRYGLHDEGHAGVLREAEQGALRVLRQLLQRQPEAPPGFKARVAPTAWHVQTIAERLGRQRLRQVLGVFMEQLELDNEHFEVAALENMLELADLLDRNAGALDLTDRFVYAQAPVDPDATYQLEHFLAWAANHARSGRAGAPGFLDEVDGHSRLDRMEQALRLCTLWLWLDLRFEGVYGHVDAVTALRDELNRGIERQLKSRRPLWQHPRRSRRV, from the coding sequence ATGAAGACACCTGCCCTGCTGCTGCCCCCCGCCTCCCTCCCCGAGCCGTCCCGCGCGCGGCGCGTGCCCGCCGCCCCCGCCTCCGACGCGCGCCCGCCCGCGCGGCCGCGGCTGTCGCGCGAGGCCGAGCGCGCCCGCCTGGAGCACCTGGCGCGCGACCTGGGCTTCCACGGCTATCCGGACAGCTTCGCCGCCGCGCGGCGCCTGGGCCGCCAGGTGACGCTGTACGTGGGCCCGCCCAACAGCGGCAAGACGCACGCGGCCTTTGAGCGGCTCGCGCAGGCCACCGCGGGCGCCTACCTCGCGCCGCTGCGCCTGCTGGCGCTGGAAGGGCGCGACCGGCTGGAAACGCGCGGCGTGCCGTGCTCGCTGCTGACCGGCGAGGAGCACGTGCCGGTGCCCGATGCGCGCGTGGTCTCGAGCACCGTGGAGATGGTCAACACGCGCCAGGCCATCGACGTCGCGGTGATCGACGAGGCGCAGATGCTGTTCGACCCCGACCGCGGCTGGGCCTGGACCCAGGCCATCGTCGGCGTGCCGGCGCGCGAGCTGATCGTCATCTGCTCGGCCTACGCGGTGGAGGCGATCCGGCGCCTGCTCGCGGTGTGCGGCGAGGCGGCCGAGGTGCGCGAGTTCGAGCGCAAGCAGCACGTGCAGCTGCTCAAGGCCCCGGTGCCGCTGGAGGCGCTGCGGGCCGGCGACGCCGTGGTGGCGTTCAGCCGGCGCGAGGTGCTGATGTTGCGCGACCGCATCGCCCAGCAGGGCCACCGCGTCAGCGTGATCTACGGCGCGCTGCCGCCGGAGGTGCGCCGCGGCGAGGCCGAGCGCTTCGCCAGCGGCCAGACCCAGGTGCTGGTGGCCACCGACGCGATCGGCATGGGGCTGAACCTGCCGATCCGACGCGTGCTGTTCAGCAGCGTCACCAAGTTCGACGGCGAGGCCGACCGCGACCTCACCGAAAGCGAGGCGCACCAGATCGCCGGCCGTGCCGGGCGCTACGGCCTCCACGACGAAGGCCATGCCGGGGTGCTGCGGGAGGCCGAGCAGGGCGCGCTGCGCGTGCTGCGCCAGCTGCTGCAGCGCCAGCCCGAGGCGCCGCCCGGCTTCAAGGCCCGGGTGGCGCCGACCGCCTGGCACGTGCAGACCATCGCGGAGCGCCTGGGCCGGCAGCGGCTGCGCCAGGTGCTGGGCGTGTTCATGGAGCAGCTCGAGCTGGACAACGAGCACTTCGAGGTGGCGGCGCTGGAGAACATGCTCGAGCTCGCCGACCTGCTGGACCGCAACGCCGGCGCGCTGGACCTGACCGACCGCTTCGTCTACGCGCAGGCGCCGGTGGACCCGGACGCCACCTACCAGCTGGAGCACTTCCTTGCCTGGGCCGCGAACCACGCGCGCAGCGGGCGCGCCGGCGCGCCCGGTTTCCTCGACGAGGTCGACGGCCACAGCCGGCTGGACCGCATGGAGCAGGCGCTGCGGCTGTGCACGCTGTGGCTGTGGCTGGACCTGCGCTTCGAGGGCGTGTACGGCCACGTCGACGCGGTGACCGCGCTGCGCGACGAGCTCAACCGCGGCATCGAACGCCAGCTCAAGAGCCGCCGGCCGCTGTGGCAGCACCCCAGGCGCAGCCGGCGCGTCTGA